The sequence AGACCATCTTCAGATCTTTTACAAAGTTTTTCATCATCATCAAATTCATCTTGAATCTCACCAACTATCTCCTCAATTATATCCTCCAGAGTAATCATACCCGATGTTCCACCATACTCATCCACAACAATCGCTATGTGAATTTTCTCTTTTTGAAACATCTTGAGTAAATCTCCGATGTCCTTTGACTCCGGGATGAAATTTACTTCTCGGAGTATCTTCTTTAAGTCAATCTCTTCCTCTTTTAGATCGAGATAGCTCAAAAGGTCTTTAATATATAAAATACCTATAATATTGTCAATATTTTCATGGTATACCGGTATTCTGGAGAAGCCATGCTCATTAAAGAATGCTATTATATCGCTGAGATTAACATCGTCTTCCATCGCTTTCATATCAACCCTGGGGACCATTATATCTTTAGCATTTTTTTTACCAAATTCAACAATCTGATTTATCATTTGACGTTCATCATCTTCCAATTCAGAATCTTCCTCTTTATGCATAAAAGAGCCAATATCTTTTATGGAAAGAGAATCCGATATTTTAGACAATTGATTTTTACCATTCAATATCCTTAAAGAACCATTGATTATGTAAGATAGAGGATAAAAAATGGCGTAAAAAAACATTATAAATCTAAGAACCTTCGTAGCAAATTTAATGTTATTACTTATTGCATAAGATTTAGGTAGTATTTCTCCAATCAATAGGATCATAGTACCAACAGCAACTACGTCAATAATGTAAATCCAAGGTTCGGGAATAAAGAACGTTCTGCATAGAGTATCAGTAATTATTGCTGCAACTGTAGCGATAGAAACATTCACAAGATTATTACCAAGCAGAAAAGTGATCAGTAATTGATCTGTGTTTTCCGAAAGAAGTTTTGAAACTTTTCTTTCATTATTGTTTTCTGATTTTGAAAGTGACTCAATCTCTTTCTTTGAAATACTCATAAACGCTGATTCTGAACCTGAAAATAAGACACTAAATGGAAATAACATAAAAAAACCTACCAATTGTACTATCAATTGGCCATTCGAAGGGGGCTCCATAAAATTAATCCTTTAAAAAATTATACATCAGTCATTCTTACTTTTTACAGACATCATATCAAGAAGCTCATTTTCCATTTCATGCATGATCTCTCTCTCTTGATCAGTGTGATCGTTAAAACCTTTAAGATGTAGCAAACCATGAAATACCAGCCTGGAAAGTTCATTATCCAGTATGACTTTATATTGTCTCGATTGCCGTTTGGCTTGATCAACACAAATAATCAATTCTCCATCAATAAGGTCTGAATTTTCTTCTTTATAATCGAAAGTTATGATATCCGTTGATCCTTCATGTCCCAGATATGTGGTATTTAATCTCTCCATGTCCTCATCACTTATGAACGATACTGACAATGTACCACATTTTATATTAAATTTCTCTTCAAAAATCAATATTTGTGATTTAATTTTCGTTTTAGTAATTTTCGTTTTAGTATCATTTGTTAGAAAAATCTCCATATAAACCTCTAATTAAGCTTTCTTTTCAGGGTATTTTATACGTCTGTGATGAATACCAACAATAACTGGAACCATTGCATCTTTAATTTTTTTCAAATCATTAAGTTTTAAGTCACAATTATTCAATTCACCTTCTTTGAACTTTTGATTTATTATATCATTTATTATTTGATTGAATATGTCAGCACTAGGATTCTCTACGGTTCTGCATTTTGCTTCAACTACATCTGCAATCATAAGGATTGCGGTCTCTTTAGATGCAGGTTTTGGTCCAGGATATCGATATACATTTTCATCAACTTTTTCCCCTGATTCTTTTGCATCTTGTAGAGCTTTACTGTAAAAATACTCCATACGGCTCGTACCGTGGTGCATTTCAATAAAATCAATGATTACTTGAGGAAGCTTATACTCCTGTGCTAATCTTACTCCTTCCTTAACATGACTGGACAAAATAAGCGAACTCATATTAGGAGCAAGTTTGTCGTGCTTATTTTCTTTGGTCTTCTGATTTTCAATGAAATAGTCAGATTTCATTGTCTTCCCTATATCGTGATAATAAGCACCTACTCTGGCAAGAAGAGAATTTCCTCCAATTGCTTCAGCAGCAGCCTCAGCTAGATTACCAACAATTATACTATGATGATAAGTTCCAGGAGCTTCAGTTTGAAGCTTTTTAAGTAGCGGTCTGGACATATCAGATAACTCTAAAAGCGTTATGTCAGTTGGGTATTTGAAAGCATGTTCAAAAAGCACAAGAATACCGAAAGTAAGTATCGGAGCAATCAATGAACTTAAAAAACTCTGACTTATATATGTTTGCAAATCTTCAAATGAAATTATTGAAAGAAAATAATAAGAAAATGCGATCGTCAAATATGTTAAAAAAATATTTAAACTGGATTTAAAAAGTTTCATCCTGTCTCTTATTTTCTTCACACTGTAAATCGATACAATTCCAGTAACCAATGATATGAAAAGATAAGAGTAGCTATTTGACATAAGAATAGAAATTACGATAGAAACAACTGTTGTAGAGACAAAAGCAACCCTCAAGTCAAAAAAGATTGCAAATAGCATTGCCGTTGAAGGTAATAATACTAAAAATTCTGAATAGGATGGAAGGTAATGAGACATTGAATAAGTCAAAACTATTTGAAACAGAATAAGAACCTGCAATAGTGTAGTTTTCTTTGTATCATAAAATATGGATTTTCTATTATTGTAAATTACCAAAAAAATCATCAAATAAGGCATAAATGAAAATGCAAGTTTGCCTAAAAAAACAGTTATTTTCCCTAATTTAAAATAACTAGAGACTTCTTCCGAAACCCTTTCTTTCCTTATCTGCTCAATTGATTGTAGTTTCTCATAAATTGCCTGAGTTATAATAATTCCACGATCTACAACAATCTCACCTTTTTTTATTAAACCCTTTGCTAATGGTACATTATCTATTGCTACCTGAATCGCAGAATCTGTTCTAGTTTTGTTGAAATTTATATTTGGGACAACAAGCCTGCCAATAGTTTGAACCAACTGCTCCAAACTATCCTGATTTAGAGTCGTTGCGTTTTCAATCGTGTACTCCCTTAAAGCCCTTATAATGTCATTTTTGTCATAAACTTTATCCAAATTCAAAGTAATATCACGTCCATCTCTGTTGATGGTAATACGATTGAGAACACTATTGGTAATTTCATCTTTTAAAATATTTGAGATATAATCATCATTATATACTTTTAAATGATTGTGAACAGATTTTAGTTTAATAATTTTTTCAAAATTATTGTCCTTCAAATCAGCGAATTTAGTTCTATAATCGTTAAAGAACTCTGTTTCCATCTCGGTTATCAGGTTTTTTTTGATCTGTATAATAGAATCTGCTTTTAAAATAAATTTTGTATCTTTTATCTCAGAGGTATCATTTACTGCTTGCATTTTTTTTGACAACAACTCATCCAGTACAATATGTTCATTACTTATCTTACGAATATCTTTTTGCAAAGAACTAAAACGTTTGAATAAATAGTAGTCTTCCTGAGGGATAAAGTCAAAAAAAGGTGTTATTTTAGTAGAAACATAATTTCTGTCGTCATTAACCTCTTTTTCAGATCTCAGCACCTCATAATCTTCTGAAGCAATAACCATCCTATTGGATATAGTTCCAGGTTTCATTGATTCGTAGGATTCATATTCTCCTGTTGGAATTAGAAGAGCTGTAAAAACCGCCAGAATAGTGAATGAAATTATTCTGTAGATAAAAAACTGCTCTTTTGTAAGTAATTTTGTCATATTCTATTCCCGATATATAAGAAAAAGGATTGAGCAATTTGCCCAATCCGATAAAACTGTGTTTTTAAATTTCCTATCTTGGAATAGTAAATTCTTGACCTGGATAAATAAGATCTTCTTCTTTTTGTCCCTCTTTCAATGTAGCGTTAAATCTCTTTTGCCATTTTCTGATAGTTTCTTTATTTGCCTTGTAAATATCAGTCCACTTGAAAGGATCATTGTAGATATCTTCTTTTCCAGAAATTTTCCAAAGATTATCACCTCTTTCAACAACATAGCTAACAACATAAGGAACAACAATCGAACTTCTGATTGATCTTACTTTT is a genomic window of Candidatus Delongbacteria bacterium containing:
- a CDS encoding HlyC/CorC family transporter; amino-acid sequence: MLFPFSVLFSGSESAFMSISKKEIESLSKSENNNERKVSKLLSENTDQLLITFLLGNNLVNVSIATVAAIITDTLCRTFFIPEPWIYIIDVVAVGTMILLIGEILPKSYAISNNIKFATKVLRFIMFFYAIFYPLSYIINGSLRILNGKNQLSKISDSLSIKDIGSFMHKEEDSELEDDERQMINQIVEFGKKNAKDIMVPRVDMKAMEDDVNLSDIIAFFNEHGFSRIPVYHENIDNIIGILYIKDLLSYLDLKEEEIDLKKILREVNFIPESKDIGDLLKMFQKEKIHIAIVVDEYGGTSGMITLEDIIEEIVGEIQDEFDDDEKLCKRSEDGLFEFDAKIPLEDVNKILDVVLPLDEDFESLGGFLYYIFGEVPEIGDKKTYKNLTFTILTLEKQRIGWVKVKVNDKEFTNEN
- the ybeY gene encoding rRNA maturation RNase YbeY, giving the protein MEIFLTNDTKTKITKTKIKSQILIFEEKFNIKCGTLSVSFISDEDMERLNTTYLGHEGSTDIITFDYKEENSDLIDGELIICVDQAKRQSRQYKVILDNELSRLVFHGLLHLKGFNDHTDQEREIMHEMENELLDMMSVKSKND
- a CDS encoding HDIG domain-containing protein; the encoded protein is MTKLLTKEQFFIYRIISFTILAVFTALLIPTGEYESYESMKPGTISNRMVIASEDYEVLRSEKEVNDDRNYVSTKITPFFDFIPQEDYYLFKRFSSLQKDIRKISNEHIVLDELLSKKMQAVNDTSEIKDTKFILKADSIIQIKKNLITEMETEFFNDYRTKFADLKDNNFEKIIKLKSVHNHLKVYNDDYISNILKDEITNSVLNRITINRDGRDITLNLDKVYDKNDIIRALREYTIENATTLNQDSLEQLVQTIGRLVVPNINFNKTRTDSAIQVAIDNVPLAKGLIKKGEIVVDRGIIITQAIYEKLQSIEQIRKERVSEEVSSYFKLGKITVFLGKLAFSFMPYLMIFLVIYNNRKSIFYDTKKTTLLQVLILFQIVLTYSMSHYLPSYSEFLVLLPSTAMLFAIFFDLRVAFVSTTVVSIVISILMSNSYSYLFISLVTGIVSIYSVKKIRDRMKLFKSSLNIFLTYLTIAFSYYFLSIISFEDLQTYISQSFLSSLIAPILTFGILVLFEHAFKYPTDITLLELSDMSRPLLKKLQTEAPGTYHHSIIVGNLAEAAAEAIGGNSLLARVGAYYHDIGKTMKSDYFIENQKTKENKHDKLAPNMSSLILSSHVKEGVRLAQEYKLPQVIIDFIEMHHGTSRMEYFYSKALQDAKESGEKVDENVYRYPGPKPASKETAILMIADVVEAKCRTVENPSADIFNQIINDIINQKFKEGELNNCDLKLNDLKKIKDAMVPVIVGIHHRRIKYPEKKA